A genomic window from Lotus japonicus ecotype B-129 chromosome 1, LjGifu_v1.2 includes:
- the LOC130733583 gene encoding lethal(2) giant larvae protein homolog SRO77 has product MFSRFFQKSPPPPQQRPQPQPPQNVVEGSLSPAKLDPQVVFHYGVPSTASILAFDRVQRLLAVGTSDGRIKVFGDNNIEGILTPPKQASLKNLEFLQNQGFLVCVTSGNEIQVWDLKNRQIASALQWESIITAFSVIYGTSYMYTGSEYGMVYVLKFDSEDRKINILPYYVPTNAISEAVGMSLDNVSVVRVLHQPCSDGKRLLIAYDTGVMVLWDASEDRVVLIRGNKDIELKRIKITSLPNDPKNEDSDDRLDDEEEKEISSVSWASNDGSIVAVGYVDGDIMFWDLSTANSPPNQQAEKVPNNVVKLQLSSADRRLPIIVLHWCANKSLNNRGELFVYGGGEMGSEEVLTVLSIDWSCGIESLKCTDRIDISLHGSFADMVLLSSDCHTEGAYDMLFVLTNPGQLDLYDCDSLMSRQEKKTSSPTMKYPIIIPTLEPQMTTARLDMACQDVNSFKKLSEFLIAAKQNSVQNQTNMGTKWPLTGGVPSNLFKEDHPIIQIYIAGYQDGSVRIWDATYPTLSLVYNIISEVNDVKIGGASAPVSALDFCSDTLRLAVGNESGVVRLYGLIWNSDDMTLNFVTDNGTEVHNTNHEDGPHCKTVFSLQNSSVCGLQFGNLGGKLAVGYENGQVAMLDISTSSVLFITNTGSNPSSTVVSLNAKFSDSCSLNIPQESESDISDNSGKGLVFVMTRDAHFSAVDTATGNMVCSRTMGPKVKSNVISMHITDSASELSAEKLPSNSPQESDSEIQADVQSENAEVEVETATTAENSYLGQIVSNSLILLCYENELSLHSLISVIEGSSKYIQKVTLVQRCCWTTTFKKDDKERVLVLYQTGDIELRSLPTLEVLGESSLMSILRWNFKTNMEKTICSSSNGQIILVNGNEAASILLFFGENEFWIPESFPCLHDEVVAAAVDVTAIPSPNQHERQGPPSIFLNAAKIFKVGKANQNANQAGHDNYLETLEQLFSNPPFLKPSLGTEDKQDAFDFDIDEIHIDEKVVVSSPKKSNIDKRDKGKETERQKLFEDASTDSKPRVRTAEEIKAKYKRTGDASAAAALAKDKLLERQEKLQLLNERTEELQNGAQDFASMATELAKRMENRKWWQL; this is encoded by the exons ATGTTCTCTAGATTCTTCCAGaaatctccaccaccaccacaacaacgTCCACAGCCACAG CCACCGCAGAACGTGGTGGAAGGTAGTTTATCGCCGGCGAAATTGGATCCGCAAGTTGTGTTTCACTATGGAGTTCCATCTACTGCTTCCATTCTTGCGTTTGATCGGGTTCAGCGTCTGTTAGCGGTTGGAACTAG TGATGGCAGGATAAAGGTGTTTGGTGATAACAATATTGAAGGAATATTGACCCCTCCTAAGCAAGCATCTCTCAAGAATTTAGAG TTCTTGCAAAATCAAGGTTTTCTTGTTTGCGTCACGAGTGGTAATGAAATACAG GTATGGGATTTGAAAAACAGGCAAATTGCTTCTGCCTTGCAGTGGGAATCCATCATAACTGCTTTCTCTGTTATTTACGGCACCAGTTACAT GTATACTGGAAGTGAGTATGGGATGGTGTATGTGTTGAAGTTTGATTCTGAAGAcagaaaaattaatatattaccTTATTATGTTCCCACGAATGCTATATCAG AAGCAGTTGGAATGTCACTTGATAATGTTTCAGTTGTCAGAGTTCTCCATCAACCTTGTTCTGATGGAAAAAG ACTACTGATCGCATATGATACTGGCGTGATGGTACTCTGGGATGCTTCTGAAGATCGAGTTGTTCTCATCAGAGGCAACAAGGACATTGaattgaaaagaataaaaattacTAGTCTTCCAAATGATCCAAAGaatgaagattctgatgatAGATTAGACGATGAAGAAGAGAAGGAGATAAGCTCTGTTTCTTGGGCATCAAATGATGGATCAATTGTTGCTGTTGGTTATGTAGATGGTGATATAATGTTTTGGGATTTGTCAACTGCCAACTCCCCGCCAAATCAACAAGCTGAAAAAGTGCCCAATAATGTTGTCAAGCTTCAATTATCATCAGCAGATAGAAGACTCCCTATTATTGTCCTACATTGGTGTGCCAATAAATCTTTGAATAATAGGGGTGAGCTTTTTGTCTATGGTGGAGGCGAAATGGGATCCGAAGAAGTATTGACA GTTTTGAGCATTGATTGGTCTTGTGGGATAGAAAGTCTTAAGTGCACTGACCGCATTGATATTTCACTTCATGGTTCTTTTGCCGATATGGTTTTGTTATCTAGTGATTGCCATACAGAGGGAGCCTATGATATGCTGTTTGTATTGACAAATCCTGGACAGCTGGATCTTTATGACTGTGATTCTTTGATGTCTCGGCAAGAAAAGAAGACTTCTTCTCCCACAATGAAGTATCCCATCATCATACCTACTCTTGAACCGCAGATGACAACAGCAAGGCTTGATATGGCATGCCAAGATGTGAACTCATTCAAGAAGCTGTCTGAG TTTCTCATAGCAGCAAAGCAGAATTCAGTACAAAATCAGACAAATATGGGTACAAAGTGGCCTTTGACTGGTGGTGTTCCAAGTAATCTTTTCAAAGAAGACCATCCTATCATTCAAATATACATAGCAGGTTACCAAGATGGATCTGTTAGGATATGGGATGCCACATATCCTACTTTGTCACTTGTTTACAACATCATATCTGAG GTGAATGATGTCAAAATTGGCGGTGCTAGTGCACCGGTTTCAGCATTGGATTTTTGCTCTGATACTCTACGTCTAGCAGTTGGCAATGAAAGTGGTGTT GTCCGTCTGTATGGGTTAATATGGAATTCAGATGACATGACTTTGAACTTCGTGACAGATAATGGAACAGAAG TTCATAATACGAATCATGAGGATGGACCTCATTGCAAAACAGTGTTTTCCCTTCAAAATTCTTCTGTGTGCGGCCTACAGTTTGGAAACCTTGGAGGGAAGCTTGCTGTTGGATATGAAAATGGGCAG GTTGCTATGCTTGATATCAGTACATCATCAGTTTTGTTTATTACAAATACCGGATCTAACCCATCTTCAACAGTTGTTTCTCTGAATGCAAAATTTTCAGACAGTTGTAGCTTGAACATTCCACAGGAATCTGAATCTGATATTTCTGACAATTCTGGAAAGGGGCTAGTCTTTGTAATGACAAGGGATGCACACTTTTCTGCGGTAGATACTGCAACAGGGAATATGGTTTGCAGTAGGACAATGGGCCCAAAagtaaagtcaaatgtaatttcAATGCACATCACAG ATTCTGCTTCTGAACTATCTGCTGAAAAACTTCCATCCAACTCACCTCAGGAAAGTGATTCTGAAATTCAAGCTGACGTTCAATCTGAAAATGCAGAAGTTGAAGTTGAAACTGCTACTACCGCAGAGAATTCATATTTAGGGCAGATAGTATCAAACTCACTCATCTTACTTTGTTATGAGAATGAATTGAGCTTACACTCCCTAATTTCAGTGATTGAG GGTAGCAGTAAGTACATACAGAAGGTGACCCTTGTACAACGCTGCTGCTGGACTACAACCTTTAAGAAGGATGACAAAGAACGTGTTCTAGTTCTTTATCAAACTGGGGACATTGAATTAAG GTCCTTACCAACTCTGGAAGTGTTGGGAGAAAGCTCTTTAATGTCAATCCTAAGATGGAACTTCAAGACCAACATGGAGAAGACAATTTGTTCTTCATCAAATGGGCAAATAATTCTG GTCAATGGAAATGAAGCTGCTTCCATATTACTgttctttggtgaaaatgagtTCTG GATTCCAGAGTCTTTTCCTTGTCTTCATGATGAAGTCGTTGCAGCTGCAGTAGATGTTACTGCTATCCCATCTCCGAACCAACATGAAAGACAG GGACCACCTTCTATCTTCCTAAATGCTGCCAAGATCTTTAAAGTAGGGAAAGCGAATCAGAATGCAAATCAAGCTGGTCACGATAATtatttggaaactttggaacAACTATTCTCCAATCCTCCTTTCTTAAAGCCTTCCTTAGGCACAGAAGATAAGCAAGATGCTTTTGATTTTGACATAG ATGAAATTCATATTGATGAAAAAGTCGTCGTTTCATCTCCTAAAAAAAGCAATATTGATAAGAGAG ATAAAGGGAAAGAAACAGAAAGGCAGAAATTATTCGAGGATGCAAGCACTGACTCGAAACCGAGAGTTAGAACGGCTGAAGAAATTAAGGCTAAATACAAAAGGACGGGG GATGCCTCGGCAGCAGCTGCACTTGCAAAAGATAAGCTATTAGAGCGGCAGGAAAAACTCCAG CTGCTCAACGAACGTACTGAAGAGTTGCAAAATGGGGCACAGGACTTTGCATCCATGGCAACTGAACTCGCTAAAAGAATGGAAAATCGTAAATGGTGGCAGTTATGA